GCGAAGCGGCTCGAGAACAGGACGTCCGGCCGCGCCTTGTCATCGATGAAGCCGACCAGGGCGACTCCGCCGGTCAGGGTCAGCGCGGTCTCGAAGGACTCGGCCAGCCGCTGGCGCAATTCCTCGCGCACCCGCAGCCGGTCCACGACCACTTCGATCGTGTGGTTGCGCCGGAGATCGAGTTCCGGCGGATCGTCCATTTCGCACACGTCGCCGTCCACGCGGGCGCGAACGAAGCCGCGCGCCACGAGGTCGGCAAACAGCTTGCGGTGTTCTCCCTTGCGGTTGCGCACCACGGGCGCCATCAGGTTGATGGCCGTGCCCTCGGGGAGCCGGAGCACTTCATCGACCATTTCGCTGATCGTCTGCGCAGCCAGCTCGCGCTTGTGGACCGGACAGCGCGGCACGCCGGCGCGCGCGAACAAAAGGCGCATGTAGTCGTAGATTTCGGTGACCGTCGCCACGGTCGAGCGCGGGTTGTGGGAAGCCGAGCGCTGCTCGATGGCGATGGCCGGCGATAGCCCTTCGATGTGATCGACGTCGGGCTTGCTCATGACGCTCAGGAACTGCCGGGCGTAGGCCGACAGGGATTCCACGTAGCGCCGCTGGCCCTCGGCGTAGATCGTGTCGAATGCCAGCGAGGACTTGCCGGAGCCGGACAGTCCGGTAATCACGATCAATCGATCGCGCGGCAGCGACAGGTCGATCCCCTTGAGGTTGTGCGTGCGCGCCGAACGGATGCGGATGTCACTCATGGCAGCCCACCAATATAACCCTGTCCGGCCGACCGGCGAAACCCGCGGTTTGGAAGGCAAACTTCAGGCAAAGTCCGCGCGTTTGCTCCATTCGCGCGCGCTAGGGCATTTTTCTTCGAATGCGCGGCAAATTTCGGCTGCGTTCGCCGCGAGGTTTCCGGCGAGTAATGGCACAATAGTTCAATTCCGCAGCGAGAAACGCGGAATAGCTTGGGAGAGTGACAAATGCGCGGCGTAAACAAGGTAATACTGGTCGGCAACCTGGGGCACGATGTGGAAGTCCGCCAGATGACCAACGGAAACCCGGTGGCGAACATACGGATCGCCACGAACGAGCGATGGACCCGGCGGGACACCGGCCAGGTCCAGGAGCATACGGAATGGCACAACGTGGTGCTTTTCGGGCGCCGCGCCGAACTGGCGCAGCAGTACCTGCAGAAGGGATCGCGGATCTACGTCGAGGGGCGCTTGCGCACGCGCTCCTGGCAGGACCGCGAGGGACAGGAACGGCGCAGCACCGAAGTCGTGGCCGATGACATGCAGTTCCTCGACCGGCGCGGCGGCGACGGCGACTACGACCAGCGGCGCTCCTCGCAGCCGTCCGGCAACGCCCAGCGAAGCAACCCCGGAGGCGCGGACTCCGGCGTCATGGACGACGAGGTCCCCTTCTGAACCCGCCTCTCCCTCCGGGACTCGGCACACCGTGAGCCCTACATTTACCCCCTTCGTCAGGGAGTGTTGGAGGCAGGGATGCCGGAACCAAGCTCCATGGATGGATTTATGCGTCTCCCGGACGAAGGGGGTAAATGTAGGGCGTGATCGAAGCGTCTCCCGGAAGAAGGGGGCAATGAAAGGGCGTGATCAATGAGCGGCAAACTCTTCATACGGACCTTCGGGTGCCAGATGAACGAGTACGACTCCGCTCGCATGGCGGACGTGCTGCGCGAAAGCCGCGGGTACACGCTTACCGACAAACCCGAGGAAGCCGACCTCGTACTGATCAACACCTGCTCGGTCCGCGAGAAACCCCAGGAGAAACTGTTCTCCGAACTCGGCCGCTACAAGGCCCTCAAACGCAAGCGGCCGGAAATGAAGATCGGCGTGGGCGGTTGCGTCGCAAGCCAGGAAGGCGACGCCATAGGCAAGCGCGCGCCCTACGTGGACATCATTTTCGGACCGCAAACGCTGCACCGGCTGCCCGGCCTGCTTCAGCAGTCGGCGGACTCTTCCGGACCGGTAGTGGATATCGCATTTCCCGCTGAAGAAAAATTCGCCGAATTACCGGCGCCGAAGACCGCCTCGCCCGTGGCCCACCTGTCGGTCATGGAGGGCTGTAGCAAGTATTGCTCGTTTTGCGTCGTGCCGTATACGCGCGGCGAGGAGATCTCCAGGCCGGTCGCGGACGTAATGGCCGAGGCGATCCAATTGGAGCGCCAGGGCGTGCGCGAAATCAACCTGCTGGGCCAGAACGTCAACGGCTATCGCGGAGTTGCGCCGTCGGGCGGACTCGAGGACCTCGCCGGGCTGATCCGCTACGTGTCGAAACTGAAGGGCATCGGCAGGTTACGCTTCACGACGTCGCACCCCATGGAATTCGACGGCCGGCTGATCGACGCCTACGCTCGCTTCGACAAGCTGCCCTCCTACCTGCACCTGCCGGTGCAGAGCGGCTCGGACAGCGTGCTGGCCCGCATGAAGCGCGGCTACACGGCGGACGAGTATCGGGACAAGATCGCCCGGCTGCGGCGCGCCCGCCCCGGAATCAGCGTGGCTTCCGACTTCATCGTGGGCTTTCCCGGCGAGACAGAAGAGGAATTCGCCGACACGCTGGCGCTGGTCGAGGACATCGGTTTCGACCAGTCCTTCAGCTTCATGTACAGCCCGCGTCCGGGCACGCCCGCCGAACGGATGGAAGAGCAGGTGCCGCAGGACGTCAAGCTCAGGCGGTTGCAGCGGCTGCAGGCCTTGATTACCGGCCAGGCGCGCCGGATATCCGCGCAAATGGTCAACACTACACAGCGGATTCTCGTCGAGCGCCCGGCACGCCGCGGCGAAGGCCTGCTGGCGGGACGCACGGGCAACAATCGCTGGGTAAACTTTGACGGGCCGCCCGCGTTGATCGGGCGGTTTGTTGACGTTGCGATTACCGAAGCATTGCCGAATTCACTGCGCGGCCGGCTGCTGCCGGAATCCCTTGCGGCCTGAGGCTTTCCCTCGCCCTGAATAGCCAGGCACACACCAGGGAGGTCGTCCTCCGACCCGCGGACAATGGCGCGCTGGCCAACCTGTGCGGGGAATTCGACAGGCACCTGCGCCAGATCGAACAGGGCCTGGACGTGCGGATATCAAGCCGGGGCAACCGGTTCCGCGTGCGCGGCTCTAAACAAGCCATCAGCGCGGGCGCCATGGCGCTGACCGAGCTGTATCGCATGGCCGCGGAGGAATCGCTGGACGCGGCACGCATCCAGGCCTGCCTGGCGGAATGCGCCGAAGGCGTCGGCAGCGATCCGGCGACCAACGGCAGCGGCGCCGATGGCGATCTGCCCGGCAGCCGGGACCGCGGCGAGGACGAACAACCGGTGGTCGTCACGCCCCGGATCCGCGTTCGTCCGCGCGGCGCCAATCAGCGCCGCTACGTGAAGGAGATTCGTTCGCGCGATCTGACCTTTGGCATCGGGCCCGCCGGCACCGGCAAAACCTGGCTGGCGGTGGCCTGCGCGCTTGAATCGCACAGCGCCGGACACGTGCAGCGCATCGTTCTGGTGCGTCCGGCCGTGGAGGCCGGCGAGCGGCTGGGTTTCCTGCCCGGCGACCTGGCCAGCAAGGTCGATCCCTACCTGCGGCCGGTTTACGATGCGCTCTACGCGATGCTGGGGCCGGAACGGGTCGCCCGCTGGCTGGAACGCGGCGTGATCGAAGTGGCGCCGCTGGCCTACATGCGCGGCCGATCGCTCAACAGCAGCTTTGTCATACTGGACGAAGGACAGAACACCACGCCGGAGCAGATGAAGATGTTCCTGACCCGGTTCGGCGCCGATTCCCGCGCCGTCGTCACGGGGGACATCACGCAGGTGGACCTGCCCTCCGATCGCGAGAGCGGCATGCGCCACGCGCTGAGGATACTCAAGTCCGTCCCGGGTATTGCGACCGTCTATTTCACCGCGCGCGACGTGGTCCGTCACGCTCTGGTGAAGAAAATTCTCGAGGCCTACGGCGCGACGGAAAAGTCATGATTGAGGTTGCGATCCAGGACGCCTCGGACCTTGTACCGGAAGCCGAGCTGTCCGGCGCGGGGATACGGGAACTGGTGCGGAACAGCCTGACGCACTTCGCGCGCGAGGGCGCGGTGACGGTGCGGCTGGTCGAGGAAGCCGAGAGCCGCGAACTGAACCGGAGGTGGCGCGGCGTCGACCGGCCCACCAACGTGCTGGCCTTTCCGTCGGACCGCGAACTGGGCGAAATCGGCGACATCGTGATCTGCATCCCGCTGGTGCGCTCGGAATCCGGCGGCCGCGGCGCCACGCCGGCCGCGCACCTGGCCCACCTCGTCGTGCACGGATCGCTGCACCTGGCGGGGCTTGACCACCACGATCCGGAGCAGGCCCGGGCGATGGAAACGCTCGAATCGGAACTGCTGACGCAGGCCGGATGGCCGGACCCCTGGGCGGTGGAGCGCGAGTGAGCGGCGCCCGGGAATTCCTGGGGCGGCTTGCAGGACGCGGGCGGCTCACCCGCGATGGTTTGCTGGGACTGCTGGCGGATCTGGCGGGCGTCAAGGAGATCACGCCGGGCGAGAAGGCGATGATAGAAGGCGTCTTGGAGGTCTCCCGGCGCGAAGTCCACGAAGTGATGGTGCAGCGTTCCAGCATGGTGGTCCTGCGCCTGGACGACAGCCGCGAGAAGCTCCTGTCCACGATCATCAGTTCCGGCCATTCGCGTTTCCCGGTCATCGGCGAGAACCGCGACGAGGTCGTCGGGAGTCTGCTGGCCAAGGACGTGCTGCGCGCCCTTACGGATTCGCCGGAAGACACGCTGGAAATCAGGCCATTGCTAAGGCCCGTCACGCTGATTCCCGAAACCAAGCGCCTGGACGCCCTGCTGGACGAGTTTCTGCGCGGGCGCAATCATCTCGCCGTGGTCGTGGACGAATACGGCGGGACCGCCGGGCTACTCACGATTGAAGACGTCCTGGAGCAGATCGTGGGCGAGATCGGCGACGAACACGATCCCGAGCAGGCGCCGGAACTGGTGCGGCAGGACGACGGCAGCTTCCTGGTCAGCGCCAAGATGCGCATCGAGGAGTTTGACGAGGAGATCGGCTCGGAGCTGGATACCGGCGAGTTCGATACGGTGGGCGGGCTGGTCATTCACCGCCTGGGCCGATTGCCCCGGCGTGGCGACTCCGTGGAAGCTGGAGGATGGCGCTTCGAGGTCGTCTCAGCCGACCGGCGGAGGGTCAAGCGGCTCCGCGTCAGCCCGATCTGAGCCGAAAGGGGGCGGCGCGCCCCTGGGAGCGAGAGCACGTCCCTCGCGGCATCCCGCCCTTCCACCCGGGAAACGAGGACGTTCCGTCCTCTAAAAACCTCGGGTGGAAGGGCGGGATGCCGCGAGGGACGTGCCCTCCCTTCTAGAGCGTATTCAGGTAGGCGATAAGGGCCCGGCGGAGTTCTTCCCCGGGAAGACCCGCAAAGCTCATGCTCGTGCCGGGAACCATTTCCGCCGGCCGCTGCAGCCAAAGGTCCAGGTTTTCCTCGCTCCAGACGAATTCCTGGGCCCGCAAGGCATCGGAATAGACCGATCCCTCCGCGCTCGCCACCGGCCGATCGACGATTCCCGCAAGGTGCGGACCGATCTTATCGCCGGGATCCGCCTCCGTTGCGTGGCACGCCTGACACAGAATGTAAAGGCGTTTGCCCTGCGCCAGCAGCCGGGGGTCCGGAGTTTCGTCGGCCGCGGCGTCCTGTCGCGCGGGGACATCCTGATCGGCCAGCGACAGGGCGGCGGTTCCGCAGAGCAGGGCCGCGCACAGAGTGCCTGCCGCGATCGGCCCCGTGTTGCCCGGAATTCTCATGCGCGCTGAAGAATTTCGAATGCCGCCCGCTCGCCGCTTTCCAGCGCGGCCTCCATCCCGAAGTCCATGCGCCGGGTGTGTTCTCCCGCGAAATGCAGGCGGTGGTGCGGCACGATCATTTCCCTGGCGAACCTGGAGATCTGGCCGGGACCGAACAAGTGTCGGCACCCCTGTATCAGGGGATTCTTGCGCCAGCCGTACAGGTCCACGAAGCGCATCCTGCCCTTCGTCGAGGGCCGGATCCGGGCGATTTCCGATTCGATCAGGGCGAGGGCCTGGTCGTCGGGCATCTGGTCGATCCGCGCTGCGGAAGGGCCGGTGAAAATGACCGAACACCGGTGCGTGTCCTCTCCGGGCAGCTTGTCCAGCACCACCAGCGTCTGAATGGTTTCGTCGGTGAAAAACGACGGCTCCAGCCCGTCGTCTTCCCAGTACGGTTCCTCCACGACCCCCCAGGCGCGCGTCGTGCCGCGGTAGCCCAGCGTCAGCACCGCTTCGGCCTGGCGACCCGAGAATCCCGGCGAAACCGAGATATTGCGCAAGGTCGTGAACGGCATGGCGGAGACCACGAAATCGGCGCTGTAGCGGCTGCCGTCCAGGCAGCGGATTTCCGCGTCCGACCCGGACATGTCGATTTCCGCGACCACCTTGCCCAGCCGGACCCGGTCGCCCAGCGCGGCGGCCATCGCTTCCGGCAGTCTCGACGTGCCGCCCTCGATCGTTCTGACCGGAAAGGTTTCCTCGCCTTCCTCGCGCGTGGCCGCCAGACCGAACGGCGTGTCCGCGGCCTGGGTCTGCGTACGTCCGAAATTCGCGTCGAACAGGGTCCGCGTTCGCTCCTGCATCATGCCGAGGCTGGAGGTCACGCGGAGATCCAGGGGGACCCCGGCCAGCCGCAGGGCAGCCTCCGAGACGCCGTTGTTCAGGAACAGTTCGCGCATCGAGATGTCGTAGGCAGCGAATTCGGGGGACAGCCAGTCGTCCAGGTTTATCAGCGGGTTCAGCCGCGACAACAGGCCCATGCCGACCATGAGCGGCGGAAGTTCGCGCTCGTTGTCGGCCATCCTGTTGACCGGGGAATCGGCCCAGTCCCCGGACCTCACCCAGGTTCCTTCCACGTAGTTGGACATCGGCAGCAGGCTGCGGATGTCCGGGAGGAGCCTGATGTCGAGCCGGGAGCACAGGTCGATGGCCCGCGCATACGAACGGCCCACCTCGCTGGCGCCGTATTCCGGGCGCGTTTCCACGTCATCGGCCGTGTGGGCGCGTCCGCCGACGCGGTCCGACCCCTCCAGCAGGATCACGTCGATCCCGAAATCCGAAAGAAGCAGCGCGCAATTGAGCCCGGACAGGCCGCCTCCGATCACGACGGCCGTGGTCTTTTCGGCGGCGAATCCGGCCGCGGGCTTCAGCAACGGGTAGGAAAGAGAGAGGGCGGAAAGAGAGAGCGCTCCCTTGAGGACCTGTCGTCTTTTTACACTCATTCGCGCTCCTCCGAAGCCGTGAACGCCGCCCGCCCAACCTTCGGCCGGGAGCCCCCCTCGCGGATTCTAACTGCTGCCGGAAGCGCGATTCCGAGCAAGATGCACAGGACAACCACGGGCCATTCTCCGTAGCGCACGTAGGGCGTCGCGCCCACCAGCCGCGGTACGCTTACGTCCAGGAAACCGGGTCCGTACTTCGGGAGCCGGTCGATGATGCGGCCGCCGGGATCGACCGCCGCGGTAATGCCGGTGCCGGTTGCGCGCAGCAGATAGCGCCCGGTTTCCATGGCCCGCACGCGCGCCATGTCCAGATGCTGCTCGAGGGCGACGGTGTCGCCGAACCAGCCGTCGTTGCTGACGTTGATGAGAACCTCCGCCGTCGGCACCCATCTTCGCTGCTCCGAACCGAAAGCCGCCTCGTAACAGATGCTCACGCCGCACACCGCCTCACCGGCCGTGAGCGGCGCCTGGCCGCTCGGTCCCGGCACGAGGTCGCTGGCGGGAAGGTTCATGCCCAGCAGCCAGTCCCTTATCGCATCGGGCACGGGAAAGAACTCCCCGAAGGGCACCAGGTGGTGCTTGTGGTAGGTCCCCTGGCCGTCGCCCAGCACGATCAGGGAATTGTATCGGCCGGCGTCGGTTTGGGTGAGAATCCCAAGCGCAAGGGCGCCCCGACGCGCGCGCAACAGACGGTCCATATCATCCAGATACTCGCGGACGAAGTCCTGCGTCTTGGGGACCGCGACTTCCGGCCAGATGATCAGCGCCGGGTCCGCAGAGGCGCCCGCCACGGGTTGTCCGAAGCTCAGCCGTTCGTAGCGGTCAAGGGTCGGCACAAACTCCTCTTCCAGCCACTTCCTCTCCTGGGGAATGCCGCCCTGCACGAGCCTCGCTTGCAGTTGGCCCCGCGATTGGCCATCCTGCGCCGGAAGCGCAATCTGCCCCAGCCCCGCGGCGCCGCCAAGCAGCAGGAGCAGGCCCACAGCCCGCGTTGCCGGGCCTGGTGCGATGCGCCAGACAAGCAGACATGCGCCAGCCAGCCATGCCGTCGTCAGTCCCACCAGGTACATTCCGCCCAGGGAAGCCAGCATTGCCGGGATCCGGCCGGCGAATACGGGGGCCGTGAGGTATCCGGCGCTCAACCACGGGAATCCGGTGAAAACCCACCCCCTGAGCCACTCGGTCAGCACCAGGACGCAGGGCAGCACAAAAAGCAGAGCCATCCAGGGCCGTTTCGGCTGCATGCGCGCCGCCCAGTAGCCGCCCAGCGCGTACCAGCATCCCATCACGGCCGCGAGCAGTACGACCAGCGCGATGGCCAGCGCAACCGGCCCCCCGTTGACGATGCGCACGCTGTGATAAATCCAGTAGCAGCCGGCCGAGAAGGCGCACAGCCCGAAGGCGAAGCTTCCGGCCGCGGCCGCCCTCGGGTTCCTGAAGGCCCGCTCGCCCGACCACAGCGACAGGAGCAGGATCAATCCGGTCATGCCGATGAACCACCGGACCAGCGTCCACTCCGGGTAGAAGCAGAACGCCGCCGCCCACAACAGTCCGGCCAACAAGCCTGTGGGAATCGTCCTGCTCATCGCCGGCAGCGTGCTATGCTCAAAGCGCAAAGCGGGATTTCTTCCCGGGAAGATGGGGGCATTGGCACATGTTGAAGAAAATCTGCGGCTTGTATCTCTTTGCGGTTGCCGTACTGGTGGCCGTCCACACGGTTGTCGAGCCCTTGTACCATGCATCGGAACCCGGCCAGCCCTACAGTCCATTCTGGACCATAGTGAACCCGTTGACCGCGCTGGCCATTGTATTGGGCACGGTTTTCAGCTACACGCGCAAGACGGGCGCGGGAGGCGAAACGGTCACTCGCGAGTTCCTGGTGGCCAACACGCTGTTCTACGGATTCCTGTTCGTGGGAATCATGTTTTTCTGGAACTGGTTCAATCTGATGAACCCCGCCTTCACCGCCATAGGAGACGACACGGTTTCGCTGGTATGGATCGTCGTCGACGCCGGCGTGCCTCTGCTGGCGGGCGTCACCGGGATTCACTTGCTGCGGAGCGGCGCCGAAGGCGGATAGCCGTGCGGGCCCTTGCGCGCGCGGCGGCAATCGGACTGCTGCTTCCCGCCTGCGCTCCATCAGGCCATGCGTTGGAGTGGAGCGATACCGAACTGCACCTGCAGTACGGGCAGCTCGACGTTCCTTCCTTCGCCGGCGGCGGCAAGGCGAAACATCTGATCACCACCGGGCAGCACGCGCACGGCTGGAAATACGGCGACAACTTCGTCTTTCTGGACATGCTTGACTCGCGGGAGTCCGGCTTCCAGGATTTCGATCTTTACGGCGAGTGGTACTCCAATTTCAGCCTGTCGAAGATTGCGGGCAGAAAAATCGGCGGCGGCCTCATCGCGGACATCGGCCTGGTCTTCGGAATCAACTGGGCCGACGACGCCAACGTCGTCAAGTACCTTCCGGGAATCCGCCTGTCGCTGGACCTGAACGGATTCGCGTTCGCCAACCTGGACATCACCGGGTACATCGACGACAGCAAGGGCGTCGCATCGGGCGGCGCGCCAAGAGAAAGCGATTCGTTCATGGTGGACCTGAGTTTCGCGCGTCCTTTCACGCTGGGCGGACAGGATTTCAGCCTGGAGGGCCACATCGAATACATTGGCAGCCGGGAGAACCGGTTCGGCGACAATGTCGACGGCTGGCTGCTTGCGCAGCCTCAACTACGCTGGAGGGTCACTGAACGATTATGGATGGGAATCGAATATCAATACTGGATGAACAAGCTCGGCGACGGGGCGACCGACGAGAACACCGTGCAGGCCCTGCTGGTATGGCAGTTCTAGCCGCAACGGCGACAATACTGCTGGGGCTGGCCGGTCTTCCGGCGCAGGCCGCGGAGTCCGAAGCGCCGCGGGTCTTTCAGGACTGCGATGTCTGTCCCGTGATGGTCGAGGTGCCTCCGGGAGAGTTCATCATGGGCGCGGAGGGCGGGGAGGAAGGCCGTCCGGACGGTCCGCCGCACGAGGTCAGCATCGCCACAGCCTTCGCGATCGGACGGTTTGAAGTCACCAACCGGGAATTCGCCGCATTCGTGGACGCGACCGGATACGAGACCGCACCGCCCTGCGCGGTTCGGGTCGGCGACGAATGGTTGCTGCATCCCGAGGCGCTCTGGACCGACCTCAAGACCGGCCAGGAGTGGGAAGCGGACCACCCGGTGGCCTGCGTCAATTGGCTGGACGCGCGCGCCTACGTCGCCTGGCTGGCGGAGACGAGCGGCCAGCCGTACCGGCTGCCCAGCGAAGCGGAATGGGAGTACGCGGCGCGCGGCGCCGTGAGCGGCGATTTTCCCTGGGGATCGGAACCGGACGAGGCGTGCGGCCAGGCCAATGTGTATGACTCGAGCGCGCAAGCCATGCATGGCTACAGTTGGCAGCCCGCGCTTTGC
The Gammaproteobacteria bacterium genome window above contains:
- a CDS encoding single-stranded DNA-binding protein; protein product: MRGVNKVILVGNLGHDVEVRQMTNGNPVANIRIATNERWTRRDTGQVQEHTEWHNVVLFGRRAELAQQYLQKGSRIYVEGRLRTRSWQDREGQERRSTEVVADDMQFLDRRGGDGDYDQRRSSQPSGNAQRSNPGGADSGVMDDEVPF
- the lnt gene encoding apolipoprotein N-acyltransferase, with translation MDCRAGRVPMHGTRARQPCGRPPVRQPQRDTSRRFSSTCANAPIFPGRNPALRFEHSTLPAMSRTIPTGLLAGLLWAAAFCFYPEWTLVRWFIGMTGLILLLSLWSGERAFRNPRAAAAGSFAFGLCAFSAGCYWIYHSVRIVNGGPVALAIALVVLLAAVMGCWYALGGYWAARMQPKRPWMALLFVLPCVLVLTEWLRGWVFTGFPWLSAGYLTAPVFAGRIPAMLASLGGMYLVGLTTAWLAGACLLVWRIAPGPATRAVGLLLLLGGAAGLGQIALPAQDGQSRGQLQARLVQGGIPQERKWLEEEFVPTLDRYERLSFGQPVAGASADPALIIWPEVAVPKTQDFVREYLDDMDRLLRARRGALALGILTQTDAGRYNSLIVLGDGQGTYHKHHLVPFGEFFPVPDAIRDWLLGMNLPASDLVPGPSGQAPLTAGEAVCGVSICYEAAFGSEQRRWVPTAEVLINVSNDGWFGDTVALEQHLDMARVRAMETGRYLLRATGTGITAAVDPGGRIIDRLPKYGPGFLDVSVPRLVGATPYVRYGEWPVVVLCILLGIALPAAVRIREGGSRPKVGRAAFTASEERE
- a CDS encoding PhoH family protein is translated as MNSQAHTREVVLRPADNGALANLCGEFDRHLRQIEQGLDVRISSRGNRFRVRGSKQAISAGAMALTELYRMAAEESLDAARIQACLAECAEGVGSDPATNGSGADGDLPGSRDRGEDEQPVVVTPRIRVRPRGANQRRYVKEIRSRDLTFGIGPAGTGKTWLAVACALESHSAGHVQRIVLVRPAVEAGERLGFLPGDLASKVDPYLRPVYDALYAMLGPERVARWLERGVIEVAPLAYMRGRSLNSSFVILDEGQNTTPEQMKMFLTRFGADSRAVVTGDITQVDLPSDRESGMRHALRILKSVPGIATVYFTARDVVRHALVKKILEAYGATEKS
- a CDS encoding c-type cytochrome; the encoded protein is MRIPGNTGPIAAGTLCAALLCGTAALSLADQDVPARQDAAADETPDPRLLAQGKRLYILCQACHATEADPGDKIGPHLAGIVDRPVASAEGSVYSDALRAQEFVWSEENLDLWLQRPAEMVPGTSMSFAGLPGEELRRALIAYLNTL
- a CDS encoding nucleoside-binding protein; its protein translation is MGLLLPACAPSGHALEWSDTELHLQYGQLDVPSFAGGGKAKHLITTGQHAHGWKYGDNFVFLDMLDSRESGFQDFDLYGEWYSNFSLSKIAGRKIGGGLIADIGLVFGINWADDANVVKYLPGIRLSLDLNGFAFANLDITGYIDDSKGVASGGAPRESDSFMVDLSFARPFTLGGQDFSLEGHIEYIGSRENRFGDNVDGWLLAQPQLRWRVTERLWMGIEYQYWMNKLGDGATDENTVQALLVWQF
- a CDS encoding FAD-dependent oxidoreductase, whose protein sequence is MSVKRRQVLKGALSLSALSLSYPLLKPAAGFAAEKTTAVVIGGGLSGLNCALLLSDFGIDVILLEGSDRVGGRAHTADDVETRPEYGASEVGRSYARAIDLCSRLDIRLLPDIRSLLPMSNYVEGTWVRSGDWADSPVNRMADNERELPPLMVGMGLLSRLNPLINLDDWLSPEFAAYDISMRELFLNNGVSEAALRLAGVPLDLRVTSSLGMMQERTRTLFDANFGRTQTQAADTPFGLAATREEGEETFPVRTIEGGTSRLPEAMAAALGDRVRLGKVVAEIDMSGSDAEIRCLDGSRYSADFVVSAMPFTTLRNISVSPGFSGRQAEAVLTLGYRGTTRAWGVVEEPYWEDDGLEPSFFTDETIQTLVVLDKLPGEDTHRCSVIFTGPSAARIDQMPDDQALALIESEIARIRPSTKGRMRFVDLYGWRKNPLIQGCRHLFGPGQISRFAREMIVPHHRLHFAGEHTRRMDFGMEAALESGERAAFEILQRA
- the ybeY gene encoding rRNA maturation RNase YbeY encodes the protein MIEVAIQDASDLVPEAELSGAGIRELVRNSLTHFAREGAVTVRLVEEAESRELNRRWRGVDRPTNVLAFPSDRELGEIGDIVICIPLVRSESGGRGATPAAHLAHLVVHGSLHLAGLDHHDPEQARAMETLESELLTQAGWPDPWAVERE
- a CDS encoding CBS domain-containing protein; the encoded protein is MIEGVLEVSRREVHEVMVQRSSMVVLRLDDSREKLLSTIISSGHSRFPVIGENRDEVVGSLLAKDVLRALTDSPEDTLEIRPLLRPVTLIPETKRLDALLDEFLRGRNHLAVVVDEYGGTAGLLTIEDVLEQIVGEIGDEHDPEQAPELVRQDDGSFLVSAKMRIEEFDEEIGSELDTGEFDTVGGLVIHRLGRLPRRGDSVEAGGWRFEVVSADRRRVKRLRVSPI
- a CDS encoding formylglycine-generating enzyme family protein; this translates as MDGNRISILDEQARRRGDRREHRAGPAGMAVLAATATILLGLAGLPAQAAESEAPRVFQDCDVCPVMVEVPPGEFIMGAEGGEEGRPDGPPHEVSIATAFAIGRFEVTNREFAAFVDATGYETAPPCAVRVGDEWLLHPEALWTDLKTGQEWEADHPVACVNWLDARAYVAWLAETSGQPYRLPSEAEWEYAARGAVSGDFPWGSEPDEACGQANVYDSSAQAMHGYSWQPALCDDGFPMLAPVGRLQPNRFGLHDVAGNLWEWVEDCYVAPYPADIPTDGSAYGPPPGQCDRRSVRGGSWTSRISRQRLAFRGRDPEDLRYSIFGFRVARSLH
- the miaB gene encoding tRNA (N6-isopentenyl adenosine(37)-C2)-methylthiotransferase MiaB is translated as MSGKLFIRTFGCQMNEYDSARMADVLRESRGYTLTDKPEEADLVLINTCSVREKPQEKLFSELGRYKALKRKRPEMKIGVGGCVASQEGDAIGKRAPYVDIIFGPQTLHRLPGLLQQSADSSGPVVDIAFPAEEKFAELPAPKTASPVAHLSVMEGCSKYCSFCVVPYTRGEEISRPVADVMAEAIQLERQGVREINLLGQNVNGYRGVAPSGGLEDLAGLIRYVSKLKGIGRLRFTTSHPMEFDGRLIDAYARFDKLPSYLHLPVQSGSDSVLARMKRGYTADEYRDKIARLRRARPGISVASDFIVGFPGETEEEFADTLALVEDIGFDQSFSFMYSPRPGTPAERMEEQVPQDVKLRRLQRLQALITGQARRISAQMVNTTQRILVERPARRGEGLLAGRTGNNRWVNFDGPPALIGRFVDVAITEALPNSLRGRLLPESLAA